From one Phaeodactylum tricornutum CCAP 1055/1 PHATR_bd_31x35 genomic scaffold, whole genome shotgun sequence genomic stretch:
- a CDS encoding predicted protein translates to MAADGANAFRGALGRIGWSVPAANAFTNEGFDAMDSLGLVTRDRLKDICKIIRRGTDGVAAVPAAGGNAAVAAAPGIPGIAIPMMWEYKLSGMHLWVSERLRQGTPVVAADFTAAIGNLYTRKVRELEEAKDEEDVQVKPPAPFSKETKWIPFFKLLVNYLSSVTGVNKVPLDYVVRKDDDVAAPDTEFETEHEKLVLLTPHTGTAFDKDNGKVWIQVKQLTVNGPAWTYVAPFEKKRDGRGAVKALNSHYEGDAVMSKSKAAAFDVLEHTTYTGERRNFGMEKYTNALSTAFQTLDEYGETLTESRKVDVFLRNNHCTDPKMLSGIAVIQGDADRMSNFAKAADYLALFTNTDTSQKTGRSISSVQRTNNNKKKPAIRAGNYTPNEWHQLSDKEKDEVRAKRAAAKASRDKNKRSAAAITRSSEKPDKGSADGITNAVRGLMKLSIAGLRSSKRWTEDKGDRGIGRMISGSRSSRSEGRVDLDSHADTCIMGKVFHIYSATGQKCTVMPYSDKYKPRVVDVADGCTAFDDPVTGETFILDVFQALDMTGDLQDPSLLCPNQLRANGLIVDDVPKHLCHNRESTHSIYIPEMKLRISLELQGVMSGFQARLPTQTEIETCVHVELTAQEAWDPSSDELEQQECIQETRMSNVAGTVSTLFPNRKSEISAVLSSVSSTLVDDDFVCGMEQSVRITSAVASTIASLGHWPQDIGVPTHMHTDGAKELTTGHWRKVCQSYGPVKQTMSEPLTPWQNRAESEIRELKKQVLRIMSHEGIPQRFWDYVAEYVSEIRSRTAHPLYDLKGRTPIEHVTGETPDITEWLEYRMYQPVWYLDPGDFSEEKKLLGRWLGPAHRVGQAFCCWIVPKSGRVIARSTVQPVSEDERGLDSFKTRLKDFDKSVQDFLNRGDTHLES, encoded by the exons ATGGCTGCTGACGGTGCTAATGCGTTTCGTGGTGCGCTCGGGCGGATCGGATGGTCTGTTCCTGCGGCGAACGCGTTTACGAACGAAGGTTTTGATGCGATGGACTCCCTTGGCTTGGTTACTCGTGACCGTCTCAAGGATATCTGCAAGATCATTCGTCGCGGTACCGATGGTGTGGCCGCAGTGCCAGCTGCTGGTGGAAAcgctgcggtggcggcggcgcctGGCATCCCTGGGATAGCGATCCCCATGATGTGGGAGTACAAGCTAAGCGGAATGCATCTCTGGGTGTCTGAGCGTCTCCGACAGGGGACTCCGGTTGTTGCGGCGGACTTTACTGCGGCTATCGGAAACCTGTACACCAGGAAGGTGCGTGAACTAGAAGAAGCGAAGGATGAGGAGGATGTTCAAGTCAAGCCTCCGGCTCCGTTctcgaaggaaacgaagtggATTCCGTTCTTCAAGTTGTTGGTCAACTATTTGAGCTCCGTGACGGGTGTTAACAAAGTGCCGTTGGATTATGTTGTCCGGAAAGATGACGACGTTGCCGCACCGGATACCGAGTTTGAGACGGAGCACGAGAAGTTGGTGCTGTTGACTCCCCATACGGGGACGGCGTTCGACAAGGACAACGGAAAAGTTTGGATCCAGGTGAaacagttgactgtgaacggtCCAGCGTGGACTTATGTTGCGCCTTTCGAGAAAAAACGCGACGGTCGTGGAGCGGTCAAGGCTTTGAATAGTCACTATGAAGGTGATGCGGTGATGTCCAAGTCCAAGGCGGCTGCGTTCGATGTGCTCGAGCACACCACCTACACTGGCGAGCGTCGTAACTTCGGGATGGAAAAGTACACAAATGCTTTGTCAACGGCGTTCCAGACTCTTGATGAGTATGGCGAGACATTGACGGAGTCCAGGAAGGTGGATGTCTTCTTGCGCAATAACCATTGCACAGATCCTAAGATGCTCTCGGGAATTGCGGTAATTCAAGGCGACGCGGACCGCATGTCTAATTTTGCAAAGGCGGCCGATTATTTGGCCTTGTTTACTAACACCGATACCTCTCAGAAGACAGGTCGGTCAATTTCAAGCGTTCAGCGGACTAataacaacaagaagaagccggcTATTCGAGCTGGCAATTATACTCCGAATGAATGGCATCAACTTTCGGAtaaggaaaaagacgaagTCCGAGCCAAGCGAGCGGCCGCGAAGGCCTCTCGCGACAAGAACAAGCGCTCAGCTGCGGCAATCACTCGTTCGAGTGAGAAACCTGACAAGGGGAGTGCCGATGGTATAACCAATGCAG TTCGAGGCCTGATGAAGCTATCTATTGCTGGATTGCGGTCCAGTAAAAGATGGACCGAAGATAAGGGCGACCGTGGCATTGGTCGCATGATTTCGGGATCTAGAAGTTCGAGATCTGAAGGTCGAGTGGATCTTGACTCCCATGCAGATACATGTATTATGGGGAAGGTGTTTCATATATACAGCGCAACCGGGCAGAAATGCACGGTTATGCCGTATTCGGATAAGTATAAACCAagagttgttgatgttgcagaTGGATGTACTGCGTTTGACGACCCGGTCACCGGTGAGACGTTCATTTTGGATGTGTTCCAAGCGTTGGACATGACGGGTGACTTACAGGACCCTTCATTGTTGTGCCCTAATCAATTGCGTGCGAATGGTTTAATTGTGGACGATGTTCCCAAACATTTGTGTCACAATCGCGAATCAACTCACTCTATTTATATCCCTGAGATGAAATTGcgtatttctttggaattacagGGAGTTATGTCAGGGTTCCAGGCGCGGTTGCCTACCCAGACGGAGATTGAGACTTGTGTTCACGTCGAACTCACTGCACAGGAAGCGTGGGATCCTAGTTCTGACGAGCTAGAACAGCAAGAGTGTATACAAGAGACTCGGATGTCTAACGTAGCTGGCACCGTGTCTACGTTATTTCCCAATCGAAAATCGGAGATCTCAGCAGTCTTATCGTCCGTCAGCTCTACGCTTGTGGATGATGATTTTGTTTGCGGAATGGAACAGTCTGTTCGGATTACGTCGGCTGTGGCTAGTA CTATCGCGTCGTTGGGGCATTGGCCTCAAGACATTGGGGTGCCAACGCATATGCACACCGACGGAGCTAAAGAGCTCACCACTGGGCACTGGCGGAAAGTTTGCCAGAGCTACGGTCCGGTGAAGCAGACCATGTCTGAACCACTGACCCCGTGGCAAAACCGGGCGGAATCGGAGATCCGGGAACTTAAGAAACAAGTGCTTCGAATTATGTCCCATGAGGGTATTCCGCAAAGATTTTGGGATTATGTTGCCGAGTATGTTTCGGAGATTCGGTCTCGGACCGCTCACCCATTGTACGATCTCAAAGGTAGGACGCCCATCGAGCATGTCACCGGGGAGACCCCGGATATCACGGAGTGGCTGGAGTACAGGATGTACCAGCCTGTGTGGTACTTGGACCCTGGGGACTTCTCAgaggagaagaaattgcttggccgGTGGTTGGGTCCTGCACACAGAGTCGGACAGGCGTTCTGTTGCTGGATTGTTCCCAAGTCGGGACGAGTGATTGCACGGTCTACGGTGCAGCCAGTTTCAGAAGACGAGCGTGGATTGGACAGTTTCAAGACTAGGTTGAAGGATTTCGACAAGTCAGTCCAGGACTTCCTCAACAGGGGCGACACACAC CTGGAAAGCTGA
- a CDS encoding predicted protein has protein sequence MHGRKRSEYKSLQRDPKVAAGLAAKAEKWHALNAKLASSRATPTATETTFQSDDTHVQNTLALSEKLLIVNPDPLYLWNHRREILIQQKGRAFSIEQELTLTATALQNNPKAYGAWFHRKWSLTRTVTEVGSDEALLLSAELALTENVLQRDERNFHCWNYRRFVVSLLLQGQNEILEAEWDFTNNKIRENFSNFSAFHYRSKLWHWKLSGTVDKQALMREEMALVENGIFTEPDDQTCWWYHRFLLQQLDSEHDSPWSTAMIADHLVLLEELGAEVESASKWVCLGTWHVLQVMEDTGAEIAQYRQTKLKELMELDPDRRQRYQYLLRQLSGC, from the exons ATGCACGGCCGCAAGCGCTCCGAGTACAAAAGCTTGCAGCGAGATCCCAAGGTCGCCGCGGGATTAGCCGCCAAAGCGGAGAAATGGCACGCACTGAATGCGAAACTGGCGTCGTCCCGGGCAACACCAACGGCAACCGAAACGACGTTCCAGTCCGACGATACCCACGTACAGAACACGTTGgctttgtcggaaaagctctTGATCGTCAATCCAGATCCTTTGTATTTATGGAACCATCGACGAGAGATACTGATTCAACAAAAAGGAAGGGCCTTCTCTATCGAACAGGAATTAACATTGACCGCGACAGCTTTACAAAACAATCCCAAAGCCTACGGAGCCTGGTTTCATCGCAAATGGAGTTTGACTAGGACAGTGACCGAAGTTGGGTCGGACGAGGCTCTCTTGCTATCCGCAGAACTGGCCTTGACCGAAAACGTTTTGCAACGAGACGAACGAAATTTCCACTGCTGGAACTACCGACGGTTTGTGGTCTCCCTACTACTACAGGGT CAAAATGAAATTTTGGAGGCCGAATGGGACtttaccaacaacaaaattcgaGAAAATTTTTCAAACTTTTCCGCTTTTCATTATCGTTCTAAACTGTGGCACTGGAAGCTCTCCGGCACGGTTGATAAGCAAGCCTTGATGCGTGAGGAAATGGCACTAGTGGAAAACGGTATCTTTACGGAACCAGACGACCAAACCTGTTGGTGGTACCATCGCTTTCTGCTCCAGCAGTTGGATTCGGAACACGATTCGCCCTGGTCCACAGCTATGATTGCCGATCATTTGGTATTACTGGAAGAATTAGGGGCCGAAGTCGAGTCAGCCTCCAAGTGGGTATGTCTGGGCACGTGGCACGTTTTACAAGTCATGGAGGACACCGGTGCAGAGATCGCACAGTATCGCCAAACCAAACTGAAAGAACTGATGGAACTGGACCCAGACCGTAGACAGCGATACCAATATCTATTGCGGCAACTCTCGGGCTGCTGA
- a CDS encoding anthranilate synthase (expressed protein putatively targeted to plastid, Tryptophan biosynthesis), with amino-acid sequence MSSIFTSVAEDDHQYHRKSEGKPKLDTSSQHKTKEDKLDLRLLLIDHYDSFTYNLVDLLAQICVHPPIVVAADVATSWEGLEKHLQLLLSTTSEDTPFQNYQQGELTSLVDLLDGIVLSPGPGRPDQAPLSLDIVRKAPSNLPILGVCLGHQILGHVYGANVTLAPNPIHGQVQAIRRVNGEENDEDPLWKNIPHFINVTRYHSLQVLLDYNKESPLLIPTALAENDNVVMGLRHHLLPHFGVQFHPESIGSSTWGPELLRNFCNLCVARQDSNTTTTQATRQMTWNTSGILDSQENTVSPLPVLKELIQATISTRTGSIHTTTRSPPRVFLHRIEYTEMEPEILMQTYLVNEPYNFWLDSANAETNKSSSQQTMYSILGAAKTRVEYYGKEKNDRRGIYVFEEEALKLHLPDTDVLTYLEQYHNPRRLTEGATILSFEKKCADERGCITKLFVPETELSQQVGFGFRGGHVGYLGYETRHDTTSYLEAYEGGGTAPTRKEKSRLSSSTDPHVPTAAFLWADRSYVYNHRNREWYLVGVAETSDDESAVLVWMKRTSQLLRRSFKKPLSSDSRLYQQLGNLKYTRPVMCKPNRSRGKYDRNFDSCIEYIRQGDSYELCLTNQLEADVPKQNPFELYQILRRHNPAPYSAYFHWNIGNQGNTNTPSAFAICCSSPERFVSVKPDGIVPVVNKNNKRLVEAKPIKGTCARVIPAQYGQWTEQEKRDDLMRVEALRSSLKDRAENLMIVDLLRNDLSRVCETGSVHVAKLMEIESYASVHQMVSTIRGVIDSSTRSCIDVLKSSFPGGSMTGAPKLRTMELLDEIEEGVGRGPYSGCLGYISLNGDMDMNIIIRSAVLTPSSDNVSWKVRVGAGGAITALSERASEYDEMLLKASAVTKAVEVWGRAGPTDSDNPQTVTSTFKNPLQIRV; translated from the coding sequence ATGTCTAGCATATTCACTTCTGTGGCCGAGGATGACCATCAATATCACCGCAAGTCCGAAGGAAAACCCAAATTGGACACATCTTCTCAACacaaaacgaaagaagacAAGCTCGACTTGCGATTACTCTTGATAGATCATTACGACTCGTTTACCTACAATTTGGTGGATTTGTTGGCCCAAATTTGTGTCCATCCGCCTAttgtggtggcggcggaTGTTGCGACCTCTTGGGAAGGATTGGAGAAGCACTTACAGCTATTGCTCTCGACTACAAGTGAGGACACTCCTTTCCAAAACTACCAACAGGGTGAGCTGACATCGTTGGTCGATCTACTGGACGGCATTGTGCTGTCACCCGGTCCAGGTCGGCCAGATCAGGCCCCTTTGTCATTAGATATAGTTCGAAAGGCTCCCAGTAATTTACCTATATTGGGGGTCTGTTTGGGACACCAAATTTTGGGGCATGTGTATGGGGCTAACGTCACGTTGGCACCAAACCCAATTCACGGACAGGTGCAAGCCATACGGAGGGTAAATGGTGAAGAAAACGACGAAGATCCCTTGTGGAAGAATATCCCTCATTTTATCAATGTAACACGATACCATTCCCTTCAAGTCCTTTTGGACTACAACAAGGAAAGCCCACTACTGATACCGACTGCTCTAGCCGAAAACGACAACGTTGTTATGGGATTACGGCATCATTTGCTGCCTCATTTTGGAGTTCAATTTCATCCCGAATCGATTGGATCCAGCACATGGGGGCCCGAATTGCTGCGCAATTTTTGTAACCTCTGTGTGGCTCGGCAAGACAGCAATACAACCACAACACAAGCAACAAGACAGATGACATGGAATACCAGCGGCATATTGGATTCTCAAGAGAATACAGTCTCACCGTTACCGGTTCTGAAGGAGCTGATTCAGGCCACCATTTCCACCCGCACAGGCTCAATACATACCACCACCAGGTCACCACCGCGAGTGTTTCTGCACCGCATTGAATATACAGAAATGGAACCGGAAATTTTGATGCAGACCTATCTCGTCAACGAGCCCTACAATTTTTGGCTAGATTCCGCCAATGCCGAAACAAACAAATCATCTTCGCAGCAAACCATGTACAGTATTCTTGGTGCAGCCAAAACACGGGTGGAATATTacggaaaggaaaagaacgaTCGACGGGGAATATACGTGTTCGAAGAGGAGGCTTTGAAGCTCCACCTTCCCGACACCGATGTCTTGACGTACTTGGAACAGTACCACAATCCAAGGCGCCTTACCGAAGGAGCCACTATCTTGTCGTTTGAAAAGAAGTGTGCCGATGAAAGAGGCTGCATCACTAAGCTATTTGTGCCAGAAACAGAATTGAGCCAGCAAGTCGGCTTCGGCTTTCGCGGCGGACACGTAGGTTATTTGGGCTACGAGACGCGCCACGATACAACTAGCTATCTAGAGGCCTACGAAGGTGGAGGTACTGCTCCAACccgcaaagaaaaaagccgGTTGTCCAGCAGTACCGATCCCCACGTTCCAACGGCTGCATTTTTGTGGGCCGACCGTAGCTACGTCTATAACCACCGCAATCGAGAGTGGTACTTGGTTGGTGTAGCAGAGACGTCTGATGACGAAAGCGCCGTCTTAGTCTGGATGAAAAGAACATCTCAGCTTCTGAGGAGAAGCTTCAAAAAGCCATTATCATCCGATAGCCGACTGTACCAGCAACTTGGTAATTTGAAGTATACTCGGCCCGTGATGTGTAAGCCGAATCGAAGTCGCGGAAAATATGATCGCAATTTTGACTCTTGTATTGAATACATTCGACAGGGCGACTCCTACGAGCTGTGTTTGACAAATCAATTAGAAGCTGAtgtaccaaaacaaaaccCTTTCGAACTGTATCAAATTTTACGACGCCACAACCCTGCTCCTTACTCGGCGTATTTCCACTGGAATATCGGTAATCAAGGTAATACCAACACGCCATCTGCATTTGCTATCTGCTGTTCTTCTCCGGAACGCTTTGTTTCTGTGAAACCAGATGGTATTGTTCCTGTTGTTAACAAAAACAATAAGCGTCTCGTTGAAGCAAAACCTATTAAGGGCACCTGTGCCCGGGTTATTCCAGCCCAGTATGGACAGTGGACCGAGCAAGAAAAGCGGGACGATCTCATGCGAGTCGAAGCATTGCGAAGCTCACTCAAGGATCGGGCCGAGAATCTCATGATTGTAGACTTGCTCCGAAATGACTTGAGCCGAGTTTGCGAAACCGGCTCAGTGCACGTAGCAAAGCTCATGGAAATTGAATCGTATGCTTCTGTACATCAAATGGTCTCCACCATTCGAGGCGTCATTGATTCCAGCACTCGTTCTTGTATTGATGTATTGAAGAGCAGCTTTCCTGGGGGGAGTATGACCGGTGCTCCAAAGCTTCGCACAATGGAATTGCTCGATGAGATCGAAGAAGGTGTGGGTCGTGGGCCCTACTCCGGCTGTTTGGGTTACATTAGTTTGAACGGGGACATGGATATGAACATCATTATCCGCAGCGCAGTTTTGACTCCAAGTTCTGACAATGTATCCTGGAAGGTACGCGTTGGGGCTGGTGGTGCTATTACTGCACTCAGCGAACGCGCAAGCGAATATGACGAAATGCTGTTGAAGGCTTCGGCAGTTACAAAGGCAGTGGAAGTATGGGGTCGCGCAGGGCCTACTGATTCGGACAACCCTCAAACAGTGACATCTACATTCAAGAACCCACTACAAATTCGAGTTTGA